The region TGAGCGCCACCGTGGTGTGGGGTGAGCTGGATCCCGCCAGTGGCAAACCGCTGAATGCGGAGAGTCTGAGCCAGACCATTCAGGTTGAGGCGAGTCTGATGCCACGCAGTTCAGTGACGGTGCCGCTGCGCCTGAGCGGACTGACGCCGGAGCAACTCGGCTATGTGCGCGTGCATGATGTGCAGAGTGCAACTGCCACCAAAACGGCGCCCTGATCAGCAGGCATAAAAAAACGGGCTGCCCTCGGGCAGCCCGTTTCATTTCATCGGCAGAATTAAGGCAGGATCGAAGGCTGATCTGCGCCCTCTTTCTCGACTTTCTGCACCAGCATGTGTTCACGCTTCATACCCAGTTTCAGCGCCAGAGCAGAAGAAACATAGATAGATGAAACGGTACCGATGGTGACACCGATCAGCATGGTCAGCGAGAAGCCTTTCAGCAGCGCGCCACCAAAGATGAACAGAATCAAAATCATCGCCAACGTGGTCAGCGAGGTGATCAAGGTACGGCTCAACGTCTGGGTCAGCGACACGTTAGTAATATCGTAGGAAGAACCGCGACGAATTTTGCGGAAGTTCTCACGAATACGGTCGGAAACCACGATTTTATCGTTAAGCGAGTAACCAATCACCGACATCAGCGACGCAACAATGGTCAGGTCGATCTCGATGTGCGACAACGCCAGAATGCCACAGGTGATGATCACGTCGTGCGCCAGTGCCAGCACGGTGCCCAGCGCCAGGCGCCACTCAAAGCGGAAGCCGATATAGATCAGAATCGCAATCAGTGCCGACAGCAGCGCCATCGCACCGGCTTGCGCCAGATCGCTACCCACGCTTGGGCCGACGAACTCAATGCGCTTCACGGTCGCGTTTTGCTGTGTCGTCTCATTGATGGAGGTCACGACTTTGTTGCCCAGTTCCTGACCTGCTGCACCGGTGGCTGGTGGCATACGCACCATCACGTCACGGCTGCTGCCAAAGTTCTGCACCAACGGCTCCTGGAAGCCTGCTTTCACCAAACCTTCACGCAGGGCGTCCAGATCGGCCGGTTTTTCCAGGTTAATCTCAATCACCGTCCCGCCGGTAAAGTCGAGGCCCCAGTTGAAGCCACGCACGCCGATAATGGCGATAGACGCCACAATCAGTAAACCAGAGATGATGAAAGCCAGCGTATCCCAGCGCATAAAGTCAACGACCTTACGCCCGTGGTTTAGCTGCTCAATACTATATTCCTGTGCCACAACGCACTCCTCAGATGGACAGCTTGTTGATGCGTTTGCCGCCGTAAACCAGGTTAACGATGGCACGGGTGCCGACGATAGCGGTGAACATTGAGGTCGCGATACCGATAGCAGTGGTAATCGCAAAGCCTTTAATGGAGCCGGTACCGACCGCATAAAGAATGATAACTTTGATCAGCGTGGTGACGTTGGCATCGACGATACTGGAGAAGGCGCCTTTGTAGCCCTCATGAATCGCCTGCTGTACCGAGCGTCCGTTACGCAGTTCTTCTTTAATACGTTCGTTAATCAACACGTTGGCATCGACAGCAACCGCCAGCGTCAACACGATACCGGCAATGCCCGGCATGGTGAGGGTCGCCCCCGGCAGCAGTGACATGATGCCGACAATCAGCACCAGGTTGCACAGCAGCGCGCTGGTCGCAATCAAACCAAACTTCTTGTAGAACACCACCATAAAGATGATGGAGGCGATCAGACCCCACAAGCAGGCTTCGAGACCCTGAGTGATGTTCTGCTGCCCCATGGTTGGACCAATGGTACGCTCTTCCACAATCTGAATTGGCGCGATCAACGCACCGGCACGCAGCAGCAGCGACAGCTGACGGGCTTCGTTCGGGTTGTTGATACCGGTGATACGGAAGCTGTTACCGAGGCGCGACTGAATGTTCGCCACGTTAATCACTTGCTCCTGTTTCACCAGGATAGCACGACCGTTCGCGTCTTTCTTACCGCTGTCCTTGTACTCCACAAACAGGGTCGCCATCGCTTTACCGATGTTGTCCTTAGTGAAGTTCGACATCATGTTACCGCCCGCGCCATCCAGTGAAATATTCACCTGCGGCTGGTTGTACTCGTCCATGCTGGACGTCGAATCGGTAATATGGTCACCGGTCAGAATCACACGCTTGTACAGCACCACTGGCTGGCCTTCACGCGTCTCTTTCACTTCCGAATCACCCGGCACACGGCCACTCGCCGCGGCAGTTGGATCAACGGTGGTGTTCACCAGACGGAATTCCAGGGTCGCAGTAGCACCCAGAATCTCTTTGGCACGCGCCGTGTCCTGAATACCCGGCAGCTCCACCACGATGCGGTCAGAACCCTGACGCTGCACCAGTGGCTCGGCAACGCCAAGCTGGTTCACACGGTTACGCAGGATATTGATGTTCTGCTGTACCGCATACTCACGGGCTTCACTCAGACGCGCATCGGTCATCACCGCACGCAGCGTATCGCTGCCGACGCTGGAGATCACCAGATCGCGATGACGCGGTGACAGGTAGCTGATCGCAGCATCACGGCTGGCGCCGTCGCGGAAACGCACTTCTACACCGTAGTTAGCGATTTTATTGACGTTGGTATACGGGATGCTTTTGTCGCGCAGGTCACTGCGCAGGCCATCGGCATTCTGCTCTTGCAGCTTGCCCAGAGCGGTATCCATATCCACTTCCATCAGGAAGTGTACGCCGCCACGCAGATCAAGACCGAGTTTCATCGGCTGTGCAGCCAGCATGGTCAGCCAGCGCGGGGTTGCCGGCGCGAGGTTGAGTGCCACAACATAGTTGTCGCCCAACGCGGTAGTGATGGCATCACGTGCGCGCAGCTGCGCATCCTGATTGTCAAAACGGGCCAGAATGGCGCCATTTTCCAGAGCGAGGGATTTGCTCTGGATATTATCTTGTTTTAATAAAGTCTGGACCTGATCCAACGTCTGTTCACTGGCGGCGCCACCGCGCGCACCAGTGATCTGAACGGCCGGATCCTCTCCATAAAGGTTAGGAAGCGCATAGAGCAGGCCGACGAGAATCACGACGACCAGCATGATGTACTTCCACAAAGGATAACGGTTTAACACGGCAGTTCCCTTCGGGAAGAAAAAATTACAGCGCCTTCATAGTACCTTTCGGCAGAACGGCGGCCACGAAATCACGTTTTACAACTACTTCAGTGGTGTCGTTCAGGGCGATAGAAACGTAGCCGTTGTCAGCCACTTTGGTCACACGACCTACCAGGCCACCGCTGGTCAACACTTCATCACCTTTAGAGATGGAATCCATCAGCTTCTTGTGATCTTTAGAACGTTTCTGCTGCGGGCGCAGAATCATGAAATAGAAGATCAGACCAAACACCACCAGCATGATCACCAGAGAATAAGGACTTCCCTGAGACGGAGCGCCTGCTGCGGCAACGGCGTCAGAAATGAAAAAGCTCATTAAATTTCCCTCATTGATAGAATTATCAGACGTTTAACGGTGGAACCGCTTTACCCGTCCGTTGGTAGAACTCGCTAACAAAGTGCTCTAATTTACCCTCTTCGATGGCCTTACGTAAACCCGCCATCAGACGCTGGTAATAGCGCAGATTGTGAATCGTATTAAGACGTGCGCCCAGTATTTCGTTACAACGATCAAGATGATACAAGTAGGCGCGGCTATAATTGCGACAGGTGTAACAATCACACTCCGCATCCAGCGTTGCCGTGTCATCTTTATACCTGGCGTTACGGATTTTCACCACGCCATCGGTCACAAACAGGTGACCATTACGCGCATTACGCGTTGGCATGACGCAGTCAAACATATCGATACCGCGGCGAACGCCTTCCACCAGATCTTCTGGCTTGCCGACGCCCATCAAATAACGCGGTTTATCTTGCGGAATTTGCGGACAGACGTGTTCCAGGATTCGGTGCATGTCCTCTTTAGGCTCACCCACCGCCAGGCCGCCCACAGCGTACCCATCAAAGCCGATATCTACCAGACCTTTAACCGAGACATCTCGTAAATCTTCGTAAACACCGCCCTGAATAATGCCGAACAGCGCGTTTTTATTCCCGAGTGAATCGAAGCGATCGCGGCTACGCTGTGCCCAACGCAGTGACATCTCCATGGAACGCTTGGCGTAATCCCAGTCAGCTGGATACGGCGTACATTCGTCGAAAATCATCACCACGTCTGAACCGAGATCGTACTGAATTTCCATCGATTTTTCCGGATCGAGGAAAATCGGGTCGCCGTTGATCGGGTTACGGAAATGCACGCCCGCTTCGGTGATCTTACGAATGTCACCGAGGCTGAACACCTGGAAGCCACCGGAGTCAGTGAGGATCGGTCCCTGCCAGTTCATGAAATCGTGCAGGTCACCGTGCAGTTTCATGATCTCCTGGCCCGGACGCAGCCACAGGTGGAAGGTGTTACCGAGCAGGATCTGCGCACCGGTGTCTTTCACTTCTTCCGGCGTCATGCCCTTCACGGTGCCGTAGGTGCCCACAGGCATAAATGCTGGAGTTTCCACGACACCGCGATCGAACACCAAACGGCCACGGCGTGCGCGTCCGTCGGTGGTATCTAATTCAAATTTCACATTAACCTCATTAGATAATCAGAGAAACAGTCTGATTATTAAGCTCCAACCACTTCGTCAGGAGCCTGTGGATTACGGGTGATGTACATGGCATCCCCGTAGCTAAAGAAACGGTACTGCTCTGCCACCGCGCTTTGATAAGCCGCCATGGTATTTTTGTAACCGGCAAATGCCGACACCAGCATAATCAGCGTCGATTCCGGCAGATGGAAGTTGGTGATCAGCGCATCAATCACCTGATAGTGATAGCCCGGATAAATGAAGATCTGCGTGTCGTCGAAGAAGGGTGCAATCAGCGCATCCTGAGCCGCCTGCGCCGCGCTCTCCAGAGAACGCACGGAGGTGGTGCCAACCGCGACCACTTTGTTGCCGCGCGCTTTACACGCCAGCACGGCATCCACCACATCCTGCGGCACTTCGGCATACTCAGAGTGCATGATGTGGTCGTTGATGTTCTCGACACGCACCGGCTGGAAGGTACCTGCGCCAACGTGCAGCGTGACAAACGCCATTTCGATGCCTTTGGCGCGCAGCGCGTCCAGCAGCGGTTCATCAAAATGCAAACCGGCAGTCGGTGCGGCTACCGCACCCGGACGCGCGCTGTAAACGGTTTGATAAAGTTCACGGTCTGCTTCTTCATCCGGACGATCAATATACGGCGGCAGCGGCATATGGCCGACGCTGTTCAGGATATCCAGCACTGCGCGGTCATCCGCAAATTCGATCTCAAACAGCGTATCGTGACGCGCGACCATGGTGGCTTTGACGCTTTCGTCATCGCCCAGCAGCAGCTCTGCACCTGGCTTCGGCGCTTTCGAGGCACGCACATGCGCTAGCACGCGTTTGTCATCCAGCAAGCGCTCCACCAGCATCTCGATTTTGCCGCCACTGGCTTTGCGGCCGTAGACGCGCGCCGGGATCACGCGGGTATTGTTAAACACCAGCAGATCGCCCGGATTGAGTTTATCCAGTACGTCGGTAAACACTTCATGGCTTAACGCCCCACTTGGGCCATCCAGCGCCAGCAAGCGGCAACCGCTGCGCTGCGCCTGCGGATAGTGGGCGATCAAAGATTCTGGCAACTCAAAAGCAAAATCGGCTACACGCATGCATCACTTCTTTCAGGACTCAAAAAACAGGCGGCATAGTTTAGCGGAAAAGCGGGAAATTCTGAACAACTGGCTGCATCTCTGTGCTGCTGCCTTTACACAACATCCTTCGAGGTACAGAAAGGTGGCAAATGGGAGCAGCACGATGTGCTCACTTTAGTCAGTGATGCAGGTGAGCGAGAGCAGCCAACGCACCTGTAACTTGAAGTATGACGTGTATATAATGCGCCATGAACTTTCTCGCTCACCTCCACCTCGCACAGCTGGCAAACAGCTCCCTGCTGGGCAATCTGATGGCCGACTTCGTGCGCGGCAATGTGCAGTCACAATGGCCGGCACCGGTTGTGGCGGGTATCGCCATGCATCGCCGCGTCGATGTTTTGACCGACAGCCTGCCGGAAGTGCGTGAAGCACGGCAATTTTTCCGGGCCGAAACGCGCCGCGTTGCACCGATTACCCTGGACGTCATCTGGGATCACTTCCTGGCCCTGCACTGGGATAGATTGCATCCCACGCAATCGCTAGTGGACTTCACCGCATCAGCTGAGCGTGAAATTATGCCGCAGTTGCCGGGCACGCCAGAGGGGTTTATCGAGCTGAATGCGGTGATGTGGCGCGAGCGCTGGTTTGAGCACTATGCTGAACCCGCGCGATTGGCTCGCGTGCTTAATGGTATGGCACATCGCCGCCCGCGTCTGGCCGCACTGCGCGACTCCTATCAGGATTTTGTCGATCATTATCAGCAACTTGAACCGCTGTTCTTCCAGTTCTATCCGCGCCTGATGGACGCTGCGCGCCACCAGCAGCTCTAAACCCGCTTTTTTTCACAATCCCTGCATTTCCGCCTCTTGCCAGCCGCAGCCATCTGCGGCTTAATGAAACCTTTCTTAACTTTTGTTAAGTAGGTCACACCGCCAGATCGCCTTTTTCGGCGTTTTTTGTCACTTCGTTTGCCAGAAAATGATAAGAGGGAAAGATGTCATCAGCTACGCTAACCGAACTTGACGCGCGTTATCACTTTGCATGTGATGTCGCTAAAACTGCTGCCAGCCGCGCTTTATCCTGGTATCAGCAGCGTCATCAACTGGTGATTGAGCATAAAAAGGATTTACAGGATGTGGTCAGCGAAGCGGACCGCAACGTGGAACAACTGGTCAAGCATCTGATTCGCGAGCGCTTTCCCGATGATGCCGTATTGGGTGAAGAGAGCGGCGGCGATACCGCAGGCGCGCGCTTTATCTGGGTGATCGATCCCATTGATGGTACCAGTAACTTCCTGAATGGATTACATAACTGGTGCGTGTCACTGGCGATAGTTTGTGAAAATGAGCCGGTAATTGGCGTGGTCTGCGATCCCAACCATCATGAAACCTTCCATGCCTGCCGGGGTAAAGGCGCATGGGTTAACGAAAAACGTATCCAGGCACACAGCGCACAGCAGCTTAATCAGGGCGTGCTCGGCATTAGCAGTTCCAACAGCCAACCGGTGGAACCGTTGACGACCTTTATTGGTGGATTACTGTCACAGGGCGGCATGTTTATCCGTAATGGTTCCGGCGCATTGATGAGTGCCTGGGCCGCCGCCGGTCGTTTAATTGGTTATTACGAAGCTCACATGAATCCGTGGGACGGGTTACCCGGTATTGTGTTGATGCGTGAGGCCGGAGGCATGACCAATGATTATCTTGGTCACAATGGTCTGCAGCAGGGCAATCCTGTGCTGCTCGCCAATACGGTTCTCTACCCCCAGCTCAAAGCGCTGTTACCCGCGCATATTAGCCTGTAGCTGATTTACCACATCATAAAAGATAAGCCTGAAGGATAATCCAGGCTTATCTTTTCGCTGTTTATGCTTCAGCCCGGCAAATATAAATCACACCCTATAGTGCGATTATTCTAATTTTCTTGCGCCCTGATATTTAGCGGCTAAAAGCGCGTATTCTGTCAGCGTCAATCATCCCTTGTAATACACATTTTTCTCCTTTGTAATTTTTTTCGGCGACAGGATGCGCCGATTTATTTTTTCTGGAACGCATAACCATCCTTATCCTAACTTCTGGGTTAAATTATGACTGCGAATGCCTCTCACCGCTATCGGGCGGATATTGACGGCCTGCGCGCCGTCGCCATAATTCTGGTGGTGCTTTTTCATTCCGGCGTTACCTCGCTGCAGGGCGGTTTTATTGGTGTCGACCTTTTCTTTGTTATTTCCGGTTTTCTGATCGGCGGTATTATCAGCAAAGAAATATCCGAGGGTCGCTTCTCATTTTATCAATTCTATTTGCGCCGCATTCGACGTATCGCCCCCGCGTTATTTTTCATGATGACGATATTGCTACTACTGGGCTTTATCCTGCTATCACCACTGGAGTTTAGCCAGCTAGCCAAATACAGCCTGTCGGTATTTATCGCCGTACCTAATATGCTGTTACTCAAGAGCGGCGACTATTTCAGTACCGATTCCGATTTAAATCCCCTGCTCATGACCTGGTCATTGGGAATAGAAGAACAGTTCTATATTGTGCTGCCCTTCATTCTGCTTTTGGCCGTACGACTCAAACGTTCGATGCGCTCTGTGGTACTGATACTGAGCGTGATCTCTTTGGTGGCCTGTATCGGGATCACACCGTATGCCACCACCCACGCCTTTTATCTGTTGCCAACCCGCGCCTGGGAACTCGGTGCCGGTGTGCTGCTGGCGCTGTGGAAACCACAACCGCTCACTGGCCGAGCGGCCAGCCTGCTCAATTTACTGGGCTGGTTGATGATAATCTCCGCCAGCCTGTTGCTCAGTAGCCATAGCCAATTTCCGGGCTGGTTGGCGATCATTCCCGTGCTGGCGGGTTGCCTGATGATCGGTGCGCGCAGCGAGCTTAACCAGTTACTGTTAGAAAATCCGCTGATGCGCTTTATCGGCAAGATCTCTTATTCCTGGTACCTGTGGCACTGGCCGCTGCTGAGTCTGGCGCGCATCTGTAGCGATCATCCCCTTACCGTCTGGCAAGGTCTGATGATCAGCGGCACAGCGCTGGGTCTGGCCTGGTTTTCGTGGCGCTTTGTCGAGCAGCCCTTCCGCCAGACGCGCACGGGTACGCGTTGGGTGATCCCCGGCTACTGTGCCTCATCCCTGATTGCGGCGGGTGCGATGCTGCTGTTGTGGCAAACCGGGGGCATGAAATCGCGGGTTAGTGAACTCGTCGTCAATGCGGACAGCTGGAAAATTTCGGCGCAGCGTAATCCGTGCTTGCTTGATTACGGGGCAAACCTGCCCTCCGGGCATGAGGAGTGTCATCCAAACACCGATCGCCCCGGTATCGCCTTAATTGGCGACAGCCACGCTGCCGCACTGCGTGCTTCGGTGTCGGGCTATGCACAACGTCAGCATAAACCGCTATATCAACTTACCAAAGCTTCCTGTCCGTTTCTGATTGGTGCCACGCGCGTGGTGAGCCAAATGCCACATCATGCGCAGCAATGCATCACCTTTAATCAGGAAGTACTGAAGATGGTGCTGAGCGACAAGGTGGACGAAGTGGTGATCAGCGCCTATTGGGCATCGGGTATGAGCCTGTTACCCGGTGCTGGCTTCCGCGAAACCGGCCATCCCGAGAAGAGTAACCTGGAGGCGTTGCAAGCGGGTATGGATCGCGTGGTGGCACAGCTGACTCAGGCGGGAAAAAAGGTCACGGTCATTGAGGATGCCCCCTCAGTGGATGTCGACCCACTCCGCTACAGCAATAACCGTAACATCCCGATTCGTCGCGAACTGAGCGCCTGGCTGAGCAAGTGGGAAGCCCCGCCGCTGCTCTCCGAGCGCACCCGATTGTTCCAGTTCCCGGAAGAGGCCGTTGAGAAATTATTGCAGCGCTATAAGCAACAAGGCGTACGCGTGCTATCACTGCGAGAGAATCTGTGTAATGAACAGGGCTGTTTGATCACTAGCGGAGGATTGCCGCTCTATTATGACGACAATCACCTGAGTCCGGCGGGCGGCGAGATTGCGTTGGGGAGCAATTGGTAGTTGCGCTACGGTCTGAAACGTTGAGCACGTTTACCCTGCTTAAAAGCTCAGGGCGGGAATGTCTCCCGCCCTGAAGGATAACCCTCTCACCACGCTTAACGGGCAAGCACTCAGCCCGTTATGCGCATCGGGATAATCAGGCTTTACGTTTCTTCGCCAGCGGCCAGGCCAGCAACAGCAGCACAATCCACGCGAAGCCGACATACAGCGACACACGCGTGTCAGGGAAATAACCGATCAAGGCAATGATGAACACCAGGAAAGCCACGCCAACCCAGGCCGTTTTGCTGCCGCCTGGCAAGGCGAATTGCAGTTTACCTGCCTGCTCTTTGCCAATTTTGCGGCGAAACGCAATTTGCGACAGCAGAATCATGATCCAGACCCACACCGTGGCGAAGGTCGCCAATGACGCGATCACCAGGAACACTTTTTCCGGCATCAAGTAGTTGAGATACACCGCGATCAGCATCGCCACCATCATCACCAGCACGGTGACCCAAGGAATCCCGCGATCCGAGACCTTCTGGAACATCTTCGGCGCGTGGCCCTGCTGCGCCATGCCGTGCAGCATACGCCCGACGCCAAACACGTCGCTGTTGATCGCCGAGAGTGACGCCGTCAATACCACAAAGTTAAGAATCGATGCCGCAGCCGCAATGCCCAAATGCTGGAAGGTCAGCACAAAAGGACTGCCGGAGGTGCCGACCTGGTTCCACGGATAGATCGACATGATGACAAACAGCGTACCGACATAGAACACCAGAATGCGCAGCGGAACCGAGTTGATGGCGCGTGGGATCGACTTTTCTGGCTCTTCCGCTTCACCGGCGGTAATCCCGATAATCTCAATGCCGCCATAGGCAAACATCACCATTTGTAATGACAGCAGCATGCCCACAATGCCGTGAGCGAAGAAGCCACCGTTGGTCCACAGGTTATGGATACCCGTAGGCTGACCGCCGTTGCCGATGCCCCAGAAAATCATGCCAAAACCGGCGATGATCATGATAATGATGGTGGCAACTTTGAAGAAGGAGAACCAGAACTCCACTTCGCCAAACACCTTCACGCTCATCAGGTTAATCGCACCAATAATCAGCACCACCGACAGCACCCAAATCCAGTGCGGCACCTCCGGGAACCACACGCCCATGTAGATACCAAAAGCCGTCACGTCGGCAATCGCCACAATCA is a window of Pantoea rwandensis DNA encoding:
- the secF gene encoding protein translocase subunit SecF produces the protein MAQEYSIEQLNHGRKVVDFMRWDTLAFIISGLLIVASIAIIGVRGFNWGLDFTGGTVIEINLEKPADLDALREGLVKAGFQEPLVQNFGSSRDVMVRMPPATGAAGQELGNKVVTSINETTQQNATVKRIEFVGPSVGSDLAQAGAMALLSALIAILIYIGFRFEWRLALGTVLALAHDVIITCGILALSHIEIDLTIVASLMSVIGYSLNDKIVVSDRIRENFRKIRRGSSYDITNVSLTQTLSRTLITSLTTLAMILILFIFGGALLKGFSLTMLIGVTIGTVSSIYVSSALALKLGMKREHMLVQKVEKEGADQPSILP
- the proY gene encoding proline-specific permease ProY — translated: MQETNKLKRGLSTRHIRFMALGSAIGTGLFYGSADAIKMAGPSVLLAYIIGGAVAYIIMRALGEMSVNNPQASSFSRYAQDYLGPLAGYITGWTYCFEILIVAIADVTAFGIYMGVWFPEVPHWIWVLSVVLIIGAINLMSVKVFGEVEFWFSFFKVATIIIMIIAGFGMIFWGIGNGGQPTGIHNLWTNGGFFAHGIVGMLLSLQMVMFAYGGIEIIGITAGEAEEPEKSIPRAINSVPLRILVFYVGTLFVIMSIYPWNQVGTSGSPFVLTFQHLGIAAAASILNFVVLTASLSAINSDVFGVGRMLHGMAQQGHAPKMFQKVSDRGIPWVTVLVMMVAMLIAVYLNYLMPEKVFLVIASLATFATVWVWIMILLSQIAFRRKIGKEQAGKLQFALPGGSKTAWVGVAFLVFIIALIGYFPDTRVSLYVGFAWIVLLLLAWPLAKKRKA
- a CDS encoding inositol monophosphatase family protein gives rise to the protein MSSATLTELDARYHFACDVAKTAASRALSWYQQRHQLVIEHKKDLQDVVSEADRNVEQLVKHLIRERFPDDAVLGEESGGDTAGARFIWVIDPIDGTSNFLNGLHNWCVSLAIVCENEPVIGVVCDPNHHETFHACRGKGAWVNEKRIQAHSAQQLNQGVLGISSSNSQPVEPLTTFIGGLLSQGGMFIRNGSGALMSAWAAAGRLIGYYEAHMNPWDGLPGIVLMREAGGMTNDYLGHNGLQQGNPVLLANTVLYPQLKALLPAHISL
- the tgt gene encoding tRNA guanosine(34) transglycosylase Tgt, giving the protein MKFELDTTDGRARRGRLVFDRGVVETPAFMPVGTYGTVKGMTPEEVKDTGAQILLGNTFHLWLRPGQEIMKLHGDLHDFMNWQGPILTDSGGFQVFSLGDIRKITEAGVHFRNPINGDPIFLDPEKSMEIQYDLGSDVVMIFDECTPYPADWDYAKRSMEMSLRWAQRSRDRFDSLGNKNALFGIIQGGVYEDLRDVSVKGLVDIGFDGYAVGGLAVGEPKEDMHRILEHVCPQIPQDKPRYLMGVGKPEDLVEGVRRGIDMFDCVMPTRNARNGHLFVTDGVVKIRNARYKDDTATLDAECDCYTCRNYSRAYLYHLDRCNEILGARLNTIHNLRYYQRLMAGLRKAIEEGKLEHFVSEFYQRTGKAVPPLNV
- the yajC gene encoding preprotein translocase subunit YajC, whose translation is MSFFISDAVAAAGAPSQGSPYSLVIMLVVFGLIFYFMILRPQQKRSKDHKKLMDSISKGDEVLTSGGLVGRVTKVADNGYVSIALNDTTEVVVKRDFVAAVLPKGTMKAL
- the secD gene encoding protein translocase subunit SecD — its product is MLNRYPLWKYIMLVVVILVGLLYALPNLYGEDPAVQITGARGGAASEQTLDQVQTLLKQDNIQSKSLALENGAILARFDNQDAQLRARDAITTALGDNYVVALNLAPATPRWLTMLAAQPMKLGLDLRGGVHFLMEVDMDTALGKLQEQNADGLRSDLRDKSIPYTNVNKIANYGVEVRFRDGASRDAAISYLSPRHRDLVISSVGSDTLRAVMTDARLSEAREYAVQQNINILRNRVNQLGVAEPLVQRQGSDRIVVELPGIQDTARAKEILGATATLEFRLVNTTVDPTAAASGRVPGDSEVKETREGQPVVLYKRVILTGDHITDSTSSMDEYNQPQVNISLDGAGGNMMSNFTKDNIGKAMATLFVEYKDSGKKDANGRAILVKQEQVINVANIQSRLGNSFRITGINNPNEARQLSLLLRAGALIAPIQIVEERTIGPTMGQQNITQGLEACLWGLIASIIFMVVFYKKFGLIATSALLCNLVLIVGIMSLLPGATLTMPGIAGIVLTLAVAVDANVLINERIKEELRNGRSVQQAIHEGYKGAFSSIVDANVTTLIKVIILYAVGTGSIKGFAITTAIGIATSMFTAIVGTRAIVNLVYGGKRINKLSI
- a CDS encoding ACP phosphodiesterase, producing MNFLAHLHLAQLANSSLLGNLMADFVRGNVQSQWPAPVVAGIAMHRRVDVLTDSLPEVREARQFFRAETRRVAPITLDVIWDHFLALHWDRLHPTQSLVDFTASAEREIMPQLPGTPEGFIELNAVMWRERWFEHYAEPARLARVLNGMAHRRPRLAALRDSYQDFVDHYQQLEPLFFQFYPRLMDAARHQQL
- a CDS encoding acyltransferase family protein; its protein translation is MTANASHRYRADIDGLRAVAIILVVLFHSGVTSLQGGFIGVDLFFVISGFLIGGIISKEISEGRFSFYQFYLRRIRRIAPALFFMMTILLLLGFILLSPLEFSQLAKYSLSVFIAVPNMLLLKSGDYFSTDSDLNPLLMTWSLGIEEQFYIVLPFILLLAVRLKRSMRSVVLILSVISLVACIGITPYATTHAFYLLPTRAWELGAGVLLALWKPQPLTGRAASLLNLLGWLMIISASLLLSSHSQFPGWLAIIPVLAGCLMIGARSELNQLLLENPLMRFIGKISYSWYLWHWPLLSLARICSDHPLTVWQGLMISGTALGLAWFSWRFVEQPFRQTRTGTRWVIPGYCASSLIAAGAMLLLWQTGGMKSRVSELVVNADSWKISAQRNPCLLDYGANLPSGHEECHPNTDRPGIALIGDSHAAALRASVSGYAQRQHKPLYQLTKASCPFLIGATRVVSQMPHHAQQCITFNQEVLKMVLSDKVDEVVISAYWASGMSLLPGAGFRETGHPEKSNLEALQAGMDRVVAQLTQAGKKVTVIEDAPSVDVDPLRYSNNRNIPIRRELSAWLSKWEAPPLLSERTRLFQFPEEAVEKLLQRYKQQGVRVLSLRENLCNEQGCLITSGGLPLYYDDNHLSPAGGEIALGSNW
- the queA gene encoding tRNA preQ1(34) S-adenosylmethionine ribosyltransferase-isomerase QueA → MRVADFAFELPESLIAHYPQAQRSGCRLLALDGPSGALSHEVFTDVLDKLNPGDLLVFNNTRVIPARVYGRKASGGKIEMLVERLLDDKRVLAHVRASKAPKPGAELLLGDDESVKATMVARHDTLFEIEFADDRAVLDILNSVGHMPLPPYIDRPDEEADRELYQTVYSARPGAVAAPTAGLHFDEPLLDALRAKGIEMAFVTLHVGAGTFQPVRVENINDHIMHSEYAEVPQDVVDAVLACKARGNKVVAVGTTSVRSLESAAQAAQDALIAPFFDDTQIFIYPGYHYQVIDALITNFHLPESTLIMLVSAFAGYKNTMAAYQSAVAEQYRFFSYGDAMYITRNPQAPDEVVGA